AGGAGGCCTACGGGCGCCGAAAATCCAACGTCGAACGACAGCCAATCTGTCCCTATTCATGGCGAAAACCGCCCCGAACTGTCGATTGGCTCGGGCTCCGCGAGCCCGAGCCACCGGCTACCCCGCCATAAAGATGTGTTCAATCAGGGCTACGAAGTGGCTGCGCATGCCAACCAGCCGCTGAATGTCGCCAAGGTAAGCACGATCGCTGGCGTAATCGCGTGCGTGTATTCCCGGTGGCGCAGAAGCGTTCCAATGGCTGCGATCATGATCACGGCTCCAAGGCCGGCGCCAAGCAATCTGGTTGGAGGGAAGAGCAACAGCGCTGCTGCGGCTAGCTCGAGAACGGACGTAATGTAGTGAAACCGGTCTGGATACTGCCATCGCGCATAATTCTGTCGGATGGGGTTCGGCGCGATCCAATTCACGATCCCACCGATGATGAAGAAGGCCGCGAGAAGCCACGCCAACGCCGTGCCGCCAGTGATACTATTGAACATTTAGTCGTCTCTCGTCGCTGGTTCTTGATAATCGAGATGGAGCAGACAGCAGGCATCACAACGCCAGCGGGGGTGGCGTCGCCCTCTGTCAGTGCCGGTCTAGCGCCTGGTCCACGAGGCCCGAGGACACTCGCTAAATCGATGCGGCGTGGTCGCCTGGGCAGCAGCAGGTCGGAACGGGCGACCAACAGTCGAAGCAGGCGATCCATCAACCCGGCGGCGTAGATCCGTGGGCCATCGGCCCTCTCGGACCGTTCCGCCGTCTCTCGTAGGGCATCGAGCTGCTGCTGTTCCGTCTGAGCCGGACTGACGGCGGCGATGGCGGCAATTGGTACGGCTTTCTTGATCCCAGCTCGGGCCGAGCCTGCCCGCGGCGCTGGTCCAAAGAACAAGCCTCCGAGCCCGATCGAAGGGGAACTATGGTGATGATTGCGGTGCGAAGTTGATCCACCGACGAGCGACTCTGCTCGGAGGCCATAAAGCCAAATCTCGGGATTCCGTCGGGCATGCGGACAGGAGCAACACTGGCGAGCGATCGCCTTCGAAGCTCATCATTGCTGGGAAACATCGGCGCACATTCTCCCGTCAGGAAAGCGCGCGATGGGCCGAAAGTTGCCAAGCCACCCGCGCCAATCCCGACTAAAGTCAGGTTGACGCTGTGGACTTCGCAGAACTCGCCTTGGAGCGAGCGCAGGAGACACCACCCTGCGACTCTGTTTTCAGCTCGAGGAACTTAGGCAGGTCGCGAACGAATCGCAAGACATCCCTGACGGAGGGCGATGAATCCGGTCGTCAATCGCAGCGGCGAAGCCACGCACGGCGCCCGATCGATGAAAGCGTAACCGTAGTGCTAGAACGGCGCCGATGCGTCATGCGCAAGGCATGCAGCCCGCAACGTATTGGCCATTAGCATCGCGATAGTCATCGGTCCAACGCCGCCGGGCACCGGCGTGATCGCTCTAGCCCTCGCTGCCGCCTCGCCGAAATCGAGATCGCCGACTAGTCGGGTCTTGCCGGGTTCGCCTCCCTCAAGCAGCACGCGATTGATGCCGACATCGATCACGGTCGCACCCTGCTTGATCCAATCACCCCTTATCATGCGCGGCCGGCCAACTGCCGCGACGATGATATCGGCCTGGCGGCACACGGCGTCGAGGTTACTCGTGCGGCTATGCGCGATCGTCACCGTGGCATTCGCGGCCAGAAGCAGATTGGCCATCGGCTTGCCGACGATATTCGAGCGGCCGACCACAACGGCGGATAGCCCGGACAGACCCTTCCCGTGAATGCGCTCGATCAGGATCATCG
This sequence is a window from Aliidongia dinghuensis. Protein-coding genes within it:
- the folD gene encoding bifunctional methylenetetrahydrofolate dehydrogenase/methenyltetrahydrofolate cyclohydrolase FolD, translated to MTQAVNNRTISGKDAAENIVERVKARTAELAGAGIKPGLAVIIVGSDPASQVYVSAKGKKAEECGFFSFKQQLPPEVAEDRLLALIEALNRDPAIHGILVQLPLPSHIDAGKVVQSIAPEKDVDGFHFINVGKLGTGETRTAFVPCTPAGSMILIERIHGKGLSGLSAVVVGRSNIVGKPMANLLLAANATVTIAHSRTSNLDAVCRQADIIVAAVGRPRMIRGDWIKQGATVIDVGINRVLLEGGEPGKTRLVGDLDFGEAAARARAITPVPGGVGPMTIAMLMANTLRAACLAHDASAPF
- a CDS encoding DoxX family protein codes for the protein MFNSITGGTALAWLLAAFFIIGGIVNWIAPNPIRQNYARWQYPDRFHYITSVLELAAAALLLFPPTRLLGAGLGAVIMIAAIGTLLRHREYTHAITPAIVLTLATFSGWLACAATS